From Vicinamibacterales bacterium, a single genomic window includes:
- a CDS encoding tetratricopeptide repeat protein: MNDSAHAATAWRWRRIAAIVTAAFVVKLVVLLQLWNHPLLQPHGELDTAYYVTLSRQIASAGVLAPTGVFVVSPLYVYFLATVFAAGGSLLAALLVQIGLGAAAVGLLFATARHWFGERAALAAAGLAILTGFFTFSEVLILQSALDPFLVSCALYALTRTAAGGGTGAFAAAGASLGLLALNRPNALVFAVAAAAAVFVIQWRQKAAVHEGRGTRVKRATVLLVALLVVLAANAARNYAVSGQPLVIASHGGLNLYIGNHDRADGTYTPVPGITPSIAGQVSDSTRVAESNTGRTLSPSEVSNYFAWRAIDWVTEHPADALRLSLRKVGILLNRVDVPLNYSYAFYAREPSSFLRVLAAGPWLILPFGLVGLFWPALRASRRGYWVWAMFVPVYGAAVVLFFVSDRYRMPLLVPLCATAGAALVRFFDLARARQIVPLLLPTAAMAVTALVVFANLGLDNGIGGEQTRKAVWFVEQGSFDEARRYVEQISNEHSHPGVLRFSVGQALLDAGRHGDAAGLLAEAITIDGPRPAIQLALGEALAGSGRAAEAVGHLEAAYDSGHDVTVAGPLLVRALILAGRPDDAVRRISIMPASVAGDSAEVALDFGTLALERGALVEAFRWLQVAVERAPDRAEAHEKLGLAIFLQGDPQSALAHLERAIRLDPARASAHLNLAALYAELGRFAEARGRAAEAFRLDPAEPRAAELLKALPK, encoded by the coding sequence ATGAACGACTCTGCTCACGCGGCAACGGCCTGGCGCTGGCGCCGGATCGCGGCGATCGTGACGGCGGCCTTCGTCGTCAAGCTGGTGGTGCTCCTGCAGCTGTGGAACCACCCGCTGCTGCAGCCCCACGGTGAACTCGACACCGCCTACTACGTCACCCTCAGCCGCCAGATCGCCTCCGCAGGTGTGTTGGCGCCCACCGGGGTGTTCGTCGTGTCGCCGCTGTATGTGTATTTCCTCGCGACCGTGTTTGCCGCCGGGGGATCGTTGCTGGCGGCGCTACTGGTCCAGATCGGCCTGGGGGCTGCGGCGGTCGGCTTGCTGTTCGCCACCGCGCGGCACTGGTTTGGCGAACGGGCCGCCCTCGCGGCCGCCGGACTGGCGATCCTGACGGGCTTCTTCACGTTCAGCGAAGTGCTGATCCTGCAGTCGGCATTGGATCCCTTTCTCGTATCGTGTGCGCTCTATGCCCTGACGCGTACGGCGGCCGGCGGAGGCACAGGGGCATTCGCCGCCGCTGGCGCCTCCCTCGGGTTGCTCGCTCTGAACCGACCCAATGCGCTGGTGTTCGCCGTGGCGGCGGCCGCCGCCGTGTTTGTGATCCAATGGCGTCAGAAGGCCGCGGTTCACGAAGGGCGCGGGACGCGGGTCAAACGCGCCACGGTGCTGCTGGTTGCCTTGCTCGTCGTACTCGCCGCCAACGCCGCGCGCAACTACGCCGTGTCAGGGCAGCCCCTGGTGATTGCGTCACACGGCGGGCTCAATCTCTACATCGGCAACCACGATCGCGCCGACGGCACCTACACGCCGGTGCCGGGCATCACGCCATCGATCGCAGGACAGGTCAGTGATTCGACCCGCGTTGCGGAGTCGAACACGGGTCGAACGCTTTCTCCCAGCGAGGTCTCCAACTACTTCGCCTGGCGGGCCATCGACTGGGTCACCGAACATCCCGCCGACGCGCTCCGCCTGTCGTTACGCAAGGTCGGGATTCTGCTCAACCGCGTCGACGTTCCACTCAACTACAGTTACGCCTTCTACGCGCGCGAGCCATCCTCGTTCCTTCGCGTGCTGGCGGCCGGGCCGTGGCTGATCCTGCCGTTCGGCCTGGTCGGGTTGTTCTGGCCGGCGCTGCGCGCCAGCCGCCGCGGGTACTGGGTCTGGGCGATGTTCGTCCCGGTGTACGGAGCCGCGGTGGTGCTCTTCTTCGTGTCGGACCGCTATCGGATGCCCCTGCTCGTGCCCCTGTGCGCGACGGCTGGCGCCGCGCTCGTCCGGTTCTTCGACCTGGCGCGCGCCCGCCAGATCGTTCCGCTCCTATTACCGACCGCGGCCATGGCGGTGACCGCGCTGGTGGTGTTCGCGAACCTCGGTCTCGACAATGGGATTGGCGGCGAGCAGACGCGCAAGGCCGTCTGGTTCGTCGAGCAAGGATCGTTCGACGAAGCCCGCCGATACGTCGAACAGATCTCGAACGAACACAGTCACCCTGGGGTGTTACGGTTCAGTGTCGGGCAGGCGCTGCTCGATGCCGGGCGCCACGGCGATGCGGCTGGCCTCCTGGCTGAGGCCATCACGATCGATGGCCCGCGGCCCGCCATCCAGCTCGCGTTGGGAGAAGCGCTGGCCGGTAGCGGCAGGGCGGCCGAGGCCGTGGGACACCTGGAAGCGGCCTACGACAGCGGCCACGACGTCACTGTCGCCGGGCCGCTGCTCGTGCGTGCGCTCATCCTGGCGGGCCGGCCAGACGACGCCGTCAGGCGGATCTCGATCATGCCGGCGTCGGTCGCTGGAGATTCCGCGGAGGTCGCGCTCGACTTCGGGACGCTGGCGCTCGAGCGCGGTGCCCTGGTTGAGGCGTTCCGATGGCTGCAGGTCGCGGTTGAGCGGGCACCCGATCGGGCCGAGGCGCACGAGAAGCTGGGCCTGGCGATCTTCCTGCAGGGTGACCCTCAATCGGCCCTGGCGCACCTCGAGCGCGCGATCCGCCTGGATCCGGCGCGGGCCAGTGCGCATCTCAATCTCGCCGCGCTGTACGCCGAACTCGGGAGGTTTGCCGAGGCCCGCGGCCGTGCGGCGGAAGCGTTTCGCCTCGACCCCGCCGAGCCGCGCGCGGCGGAACTGCTCAAGGCGCTCCCGAAGTAA
- a CDS encoding TonB-dependent receptor, giving the protein MLIVAAMMAGVLAAEAQTTGGSLRGYVKDDQGGALPGVTVTAKSPDMIQPASGITDGTGYYRLINLPPGEYAITAELPGFSTFVRDGILLRAAVNFQVDITLKLGALSETITVSGDSPMLEVSKPGNILNIDGEFQKAMPLAARRNWTDFLEQTPGVHSRPFDDGSGRSVYFGHATEHFAHVVQLEGMQAGNYNDFQLTYVQMGSDMIQDTQVKTGGADAGTPMGTGLAINVITKSGGNTFKGTAGYAYQPLRWSGDNTSHRTEFALTGPLATYSTCPDKKCVSTGGTPVQSDIGQFDGSLGGPIVKDRAWFFGSFRKSAVETQISRNSKNVDDIKKFYPNATLFPQQIKGYQPYVKVTTRVGTSHELSGFFQRDRTHGQSNWAYFFDPINVYSNGGNVYSGKLTSTWGQRLTTTFSAGYNNKSGNDNDTYTAFGFDAQGPNIAVYDGTRISSGLITGNALILEGGNNQSRTFVPASLYLFRGDMTYYKEGWLGSHEFGTGFFLEPQNIYDQRTEYVNDGFIREARTVVDPANPSRGTVPFRRDYRSPVSLQTRQARDSNYAFYAQDSWKPNERLTANLGMRFDFVKRVDEVKGITRQKSWTVQPRVGATYLLTEDAKNVLRAGYARLGEQVMGRDGVTIFGADDTASLRQEYDNNLDGVFETIVLSPASTAAVAAQQIAPGLHQPYLDEFIVGFRRQFGWQIGLDVGYINRAYKDMWANIDINGIYPSAPGLPFLGFGKVDPNQGQIQQQTNNTWSQLKYQALEVTLTKNMSHGFQLIAGFNRQWHKMDGTWNPTDPAAFVQPDHFANNANLYMPRGNNDGNSLPDTGNALSYGPTWMKYRANFGGVWQAPWGINVAGNVTVQAGPWSGSPLYQLSATDPDVVKYGPATFTLANGSPAANPLRTRNRYVFSDRGEGQVQAPTITTAGLKLGKVLKYQRYQVEIAANIYNLFNGGNYTQYNYNSAYQSWSSNFLLMANQQPARAFQLTVVGRF; this is encoded by the coding sequence ATGCTCATAGTCGCCGCAATGATGGCGGGCGTGCTCGCAGCGGAGGCGCAGACCACGGGCGGCAGCCTGCGAGGCTACGTCAAGGACGACCAGGGCGGAGCGCTGCCGGGTGTCACGGTGACCGCCAAGAGCCCCGACATGATCCAACCGGCGTCCGGCATCACCGACGGCACCGGTTACTACCGCCTGATTAACCTGCCACCGGGCGAGTACGCGATCACCGCGGAACTGCCGGGGTTCTCGACGTTCGTGCGCGACGGGATCCTTCTGCGCGCGGCCGTGAATTTCCAGGTCGACATCACCCTGAAGCTCGGCGCGCTGTCCGAGACCATCACCGTCTCGGGCGACTCGCCCATGCTGGAGGTCAGCAAGCCGGGCAACATCCTGAACATCGACGGCGAGTTCCAGAAGGCGATGCCGCTGGCCGCCAGGCGCAACTGGACCGACTTCCTCGAGCAGACGCCCGGCGTCCACTCCCGGCCGTTTGACGATGGCAGCGGGCGGTCGGTCTACTTCGGACACGCCACCGAACACTTCGCCCATGTCGTGCAGCTCGAGGGCATGCAGGCGGGCAACTACAACGACTTCCAGCTCACCTACGTGCAGATGGGGTCGGACATGATTCAAGACACGCAGGTCAAGACGGGCGGGGCCGATGCCGGCACGCCGATGGGGACCGGGCTGGCGATCAACGTGATCACCAAGAGCGGTGGCAACACCTTCAAGGGCACCGCCGGCTACGCGTATCAGCCGCTCCGCTGGAGCGGCGACAACACCTCGCACAGGACGGAATTCGCCCTGACCGGGCCGCTCGCCACCTACTCGACCTGCCCGGACAAGAAGTGCGTGTCGACCGGCGGCACGCCGGTGCAGTCCGACATCGGCCAGTTCGATGGTTCGCTCGGCGGGCCGATCGTGAAGGACCGCGCCTGGTTCTTCGGCTCGTTCCGCAAGTCGGCCGTCGAGACCCAGATCAGCCGGAACTCGAAGAACGTGGACGACATCAAGAAGTTCTATCCCAACGCCACGTTGTTCCCCCAGCAGATCAAGGGCTACCAGCCCTACGTCAAGGTCACCACGCGCGTCGGCACCAGTCATGAGCTGTCGGGGTTCTTCCAGCGCGACCGCACCCACGGCCAGAGCAACTGGGCCTACTTCTTCGATCCCATCAACGTGTATTCGAATGGCGGCAACGTCTACAGCGGGAAGCTCACATCGACGTGGGGCCAGCGGCTGACCACCACGTTTTCGGCCGGCTACAACAACAAGAGCGGCAACGACAACGACACCTACACGGCGTTCGGGTTCGACGCCCAGGGACCGAACATCGCCGTCTATGACGGCACCCGGATCTCCAGCGGCCTGATCACGGGCAATGCGCTCATCCTCGAGGGCGGGAACAACCAGTCCCGGACCTTCGTGCCCGCATCGCTGTACCTGTTTCGCGGCGACATGACTTACTACAAAGAAGGCTGGCTCGGCTCCCATGAGTTCGGAACCGGGTTCTTCCTGGAACCGCAGAACATCTACGATCAGCGGACGGAGTACGTCAATGACGGGTTCATACGGGAGGCCCGGACGGTGGTGGACCCCGCCAATCCTTCGAGGGGAACCGTGCCGTTCCGGCGTGACTACCGGAGCCCCGTCAGCCTGCAGACCCGGCAGGCCCGCGACAGCAACTACGCGTTCTACGCGCAGGACAGCTGGAAACCAAACGAACGTCTGACGGCGAACCTCGGGATGCGGTTCGACTTCGTCAAGCGCGTGGACGAGGTGAAGGGCATCACGCGGCAGAAATCGTGGACCGTGCAACCGCGGGTAGGCGCGACCTACCTCCTGACCGAGGATGCCAAAAACGTCCTGCGGGCCGGATATGCCCGCCTGGGCGAACAGGTGATGGGCCGCGACGGCGTCACCATTTTTGGCGCGGACGACACGGCGTCCCTCCGTCAAGAGTACGATAACAACCTCGACGGTGTGTTCGAGACTATCGTGCTCTCGCCGGCATCGACGGCGGCCGTGGCCGCGCAGCAGATTGCGCCCGGTCTGCATCAGCCCTACCTCGACGAGTTCATCGTCGGATTCCGGCGCCAGTTCGGCTGGCAGATTGGTCTGGATGTCGGCTACATCAACCGCGCCTACAAAGATATGTGGGCCAATATCGACATCAACGGCATCTATCCCAGCGCACCTGGCCTGCCGTTCCTCGGTTTCGGCAAGGTCGATCCCAACCAGGGACAAATCCAGCAGCAGACGAACAACACCTGGAGCCAGCTCAAGTACCAGGCCCTTGAAGTGACCCTGACGAAGAACATGTCGCACGGGTTCCAGCTCATTGCCGGCTTCAACCGCCAGTGGCACAAGATGGACGGCACGTGGAACCCGACCGACCCGGCCGCCTTCGTGCAGCCGGACCACTTCGCCAACAACGCCAACCTCTACATGCCGCGCGGCAACAACGACGGCAACTCGCTGCCGGACACGGGCAACGCCCTGAGCTACGGCCCGACGTGGATGAAGTACCGCGCGAACTTCGGCGGCGTGTGGCAGGCGCCCTGGGGCATCAACGTAGCCGGCAACGTCACGGTGCAGGCGGGCCCGTGGTCGGGATCGCCGTTGTATCAGCTGTCAGCGACCGATCCCGACGTCGTCAAGTACGGGCCGGCGACGTTCACGCTCGCCAACGGATCCCCGGCGGCCAACCCGCTGCGGACGCGCAACCGCTATGTGTTCAGCGACCGCGGTGAAGGCCAGGTCCAGGCGCCGACCATCACGACCGCCGGCTTGAAGCTCGGCAAGGTCCTGAAGTACCAGCGCTACCAGGTCGAGATCGCGGCGAACATCTACAACCTGTTCAACGGTGGCAACTACACCCAGTACAACTACAACAGCGCTTACCAGAGCTGGAGCTCGAACTTCCTGCTGATGGCCAACCAGCAGCCGGCGCGCGCGTTCCAGTTGACGGTGGTCGGCCGGTTCTAG
- a CDS encoding amidohydrolase family protein gives MPGSTNNISRRELLAGAGAGAAALLLEQGGLQAQAPPSATVVFSHTTVANADAVQHDVALAVQGDTIVAIGPTDQILKTYPRAEVYDGRGKALFPGLINCHAHMGAVLQRGFNEDFGFPNSARLAIQPASLLQGEEATLMVTVAALEAIRTGTTTIVENVANISRSAAALARSGLRCVFAESVRDSENVAGPMSPEGLAKSVAPTFSARLRDEGMQRINDLYSAWHGKNQGRISVFPAAALVETSSPELLQAIRAFAGKHDLGYTIHLNQSTPEFEFMQKFHGLRPAAYLDRHGFLGPRLFAAHARYVDAAEIALLGRSRTIISHQAGMAANRGVIPPIPALRAAGCPIALGTDNNTTDVFEVMRIALLTERVRREDERPGLLPQPEDILADATEGGARAVNQEKGLGSLEVGKKADILVVNTLRPYLVPAGRIVSAWIHSGHPADIESVMVDGQFVMRKGKVLTMDEDRVIREADAVGRRIWGQVLEAGPLNVPRLPRPR, from the coding sequence ATGCCGGGCTCCACCAACAACATCAGTCGTCGTGAACTGCTCGCCGGCGCGGGAGCCGGTGCGGCCGCGCTCCTCCTCGAGCAAGGCGGCCTTCAGGCGCAAGCACCGCCGAGTGCCACGGTCGTCTTTTCGCACACCACCGTGGCGAACGCGGATGCCGTCCAGCACGACGTGGCGCTCGCCGTGCAGGGCGACACGATCGTGGCGATTGGTCCGACCGATCAGATCCTCAAGACCTATCCGCGGGCCGAGGTCTACGACGGACGGGGTAAGGCGCTCTTCCCGGGACTGATCAACTGTCACGCCCACATGGGGGCCGTGCTCCAGCGTGGCTTCAACGAAGACTTCGGCTTCCCCAACTCGGCGCGCCTGGCCATCCAGCCCGCCAGCCTCCTCCAAGGGGAAGAGGCCACGCTGATGGTCACCGTCGCCGCGTTGGAAGCGATCAGGACCGGCACGACGACCATCGTGGAAAACGTCGCGAACATCAGCCGCAGCGCCGCGGCGCTGGCGCGGTCAGGGTTGCGCTGCGTGTTCGCGGAATCCGTCCGCGATAGCGAGAACGTGGCGGGCCCGATGTCCCCGGAGGGGTTGGCCAAGAGTGTCGCCCCCACGTTCTCGGCCAGGCTCCGAGACGAGGGCATGCAGCGCATCAACGACCTGTACTCCGCCTGGCACGGCAAGAACCAGGGGCGCATCAGCGTGTTCCCGGCCGCCGCGCTGGTCGAGACCTCATCGCCCGAGCTGCTGCAGGCGATCCGCGCGTTCGCCGGGAAACACGATCTCGGCTACACGATCCACTTGAACCAGAGCACGCCCGAGTTTGAGTTCATGCAGAAGTTCCATGGGCTGCGGCCGGCGGCGTATCTCGACAGGCACGGCTTCCTCGGTCCCCGGCTGTTCGCGGCGCACGCCCGGTATGTCGATGCGGCCGAGATCGCCTTGCTCGGCCGTTCCCGCACCATCATTTCCCACCAGGCCGGCATGGCCGCGAACCGAGGGGTCATTCCGCCCATCCCCGCGCTGCGCGCGGCGGGCTGCCCGATCGCGCTTGGCACCGACAACAACACCACCGACGTCTTCGAAGTGATGCGCATCGCACTGCTGACCGAACGAGTCCGGCGCGAGGACGAGCGGCCCGGCCTGCTGCCGCAGCCCGAAGACATCCTCGCCGACGCCACCGAAGGCGGCGCGCGCGCCGTGAACCAGGAGAAAGGTCTCGGCTCGCTCGAAGTGGGCAAGAAGGCGGACATCCTGGTCGTGAACACCCTGCGGCCCTACCTCGTGCCGGCGGGCCGCATCGTCTCGGCCTGGATTCACAGTGGTCACCCGGCCGACATCGAGTCGGTCATGGTCGACGGTCAGTTCGTCATGCGCAAAGGCAAGGTCCTGACCATGGATGAAGACCGCGTCATCCGGGAAGCCGACGCGGTGGGGCGCCGGATCTGGGGCCAGGTGCTGGAGGCCGGTCCTCTCAACGTGCCGCGCCTGCCGCGCCCGCGCTGA
- a CDS encoding TAXI family TRAP transporter solute-binding subunit, with translation MRIARAFPPLSDRLAEEYRRTLPGLDIRLEDVGDALEAIQNNTADLGITTADHAYADYWNIERVPESEKLVRGLSLLQPLSAYVLVRPGSRIRRVEDLAGRVVVVGPKNTTSWTLGNLVLEAVGARPRLIRSVNTRAEGAKALKDGSADAIILPGYTYPDEATQATIREGAYLIPIEGPGVDGLRRRFPFIRATAIPRNIYPGQDRVIPTVGLDMVVVCRRDLDESVVHDLTQQLFDSFPRLSGVEASLRFLDLDRAPATPLPIHPGAARYFRERELSR, from the coding sequence GTGCGAATCGCCAGGGCCTTCCCCCCCCTGAGCGACCGGTTGGCCGAGGAATATCGCCGGACGCTGCCAGGCCTCGACATCCGGCTCGAGGACGTCGGCGACGCGCTCGAGGCCATCCAGAACAACACGGCGGACCTGGGAATCACGACGGCGGACCACGCCTACGCCGACTACTGGAATATCGAGCGCGTGCCCGAATCCGAGAAGCTGGTCCGGGGGCTCTCGCTCCTGCAGCCGCTGTCGGCCTACGTGCTGGTTCGGCCGGGGTCCCGCATCCGCCGGGTGGAAGACCTCGCCGGACGTGTTGTAGTGGTTGGTCCAAAGAACACGACCAGCTGGACGCTCGGCAACCTTGTGCTCGAGGCCGTTGGCGCCCGGCCACGGCTGATCCGCAGCGTGAACACGCGGGCGGAGGGCGCTAAGGCCCTCAAAGATGGGAGCGCAGACGCCATTATTCTTCCCGGCTACACCTATCCCGATGAAGCCACGCAGGCTACGATTCGCGAGGGCGCGTATCTGATTCCGATTGAAGGCCCTGGCGTCGACGGCCTCCGGCGCCGTTTCCCGTTCATTCGGGCCACCGCGATACCGCGCAACATCTATCCGGGACAAGACCGGGTGATCCCCACGGTCGGACTCGACATGGTGGTGGTATGCCGCCGCGATCTCGACGAGTCGGTCGTGCACGACCTCACGCAACAGCTCTTCGATTCGTTCCCCAGGCTGTCTGGTGTGGAGGCCTCGCTGCGGTTCCTCGATCTCGATCGGGCACCGGCCACGCCCCTGCCGATCCATCCAGGCGCCGCTCGGTACTTCCGAGAGCGCGAGCTGTCACGTTGA
- a CDS encoding HAMP domain-containing sensor histidine kinase, which yields MTPWLALGAYLSAAALVWLGYRAIVEWEHAAAMLAWKRAEAAANLLVAALARDMRGAQLLVLSAADSRDAPEGAGADLFDPVEHALARYPYPEVFFSWHGSAAPDAVTFYSRAERRPPWLSRLDQAETVPIVVGREPGIGARLVNRVMHDGTQGRRFSVFNLAVAGATYQVVAALSHTDARQERPATVLGFMVNLDWVRGRYLSDLTTQVARIESRDGDLDFALLDERGTPVVGGPTPQPRTVAEQRSFPMAFFDPLTVAIDPPADLEIPSWSVVVGADRDVTLAAAGRGARRTLDVAAAMALALTAGLFLSLRAARASAKLAEMRADFVSAVTHELKTPIANMRAINETLGSGRTTAEMTREYAQMGLREANRLTRLIDNLLAYARVTDVADLYSFERVALETIVDRSLQEFTPTLTAERFEVHVDLPEELPAVRADPTALNLMLNNLLDNAIRYSRERRHVTIAARRRGETVVLSVTDQGVGIPASEIGSVTRKFFRGRQAVTGGSGLGLAIVDRIVTDHAGALDISSVAGSGTTVSVTLPILAP from the coding sequence GTGACTCCCTGGCTGGCCCTGGGTGCTTATCTCTCAGCGGCCGCGCTGGTCTGGCTCGGCTATCGCGCGATTGTCGAGTGGGAACATGCCGCGGCGATGCTGGCCTGGAAGCGGGCCGAGGCAGCGGCCAATCTGCTCGTCGCGGCGCTGGCGCGCGACATGCGTGGCGCGCAGCTGCTCGTGCTGTCTGCGGCCGACAGCCGGGACGCCCCCGAGGGCGCGGGCGCCGACCTCTTCGACCCCGTCGAACACGCGCTCGCGAGGTACCCCTATCCGGAAGTGTTCTTCTCGTGGCACGGCTCCGCGGCTCCAGACGCGGTCACCTTCTACAGCCGGGCGGAACGGCGGCCGCCGTGGCTCTCGCGCCTCGACCAGGCGGAGACGGTTCCGATCGTCGTCGGCCGCGAACCGGGCATCGGAGCGCGCCTCGTCAATCGCGTGATGCACGACGGGACACAGGGCCGGCGGTTCTCGGTGTTCAACCTGGCGGTGGCCGGCGCGACCTACCAGGTCGTGGCGGCCCTCTCTCATACGGATGCGCGACAGGAACGGCCGGCGACGGTCCTGGGGTTCATGGTCAACCTGGACTGGGTGCGCGGACGCTACCTCAGCGATCTGACGACGCAGGTGGCCCGCATCGAAAGCCGCGACGGCGACCTCGACTTTGCCCTTCTCGACGAGCGGGGCACGCCGGTCGTCGGTGGCCCGACGCCTCAGCCGCGCACTGTCGCCGAGCAGCGTAGTTTTCCGATGGCCTTCTTCGATCCGCTCACTGTGGCCATCGACCCCCCGGCGGATCTCGAGATTCCGTCGTGGTCGGTGGTGGTGGGCGCCGATCGGGACGTCACGCTCGCGGCCGCCGGCCGGGGGGCGCGGCGCACCCTCGACGTAGCGGCCGCGATGGCGCTGGCCCTGACGGCCGGGCTCTTCCTCAGCCTGCGGGCCGCCCGCGCCAGTGCGAAGCTCGCGGAAATGCGCGCCGACTTCGTCTCCGCTGTCACGCACGAGCTGAAGACCCCGATCGCGAACATGCGGGCGATCAACGAGACACTGGGCTCGGGCCGTACCACCGCCGAGATGACGCGCGAATACGCGCAGATGGGCCTGCGCGAGGCCAACCGGCTGACGCGGCTGATCGACAACCTCCTCGCCTATGCGAGAGTCACAGACGTCGCCGACCTGTATTCGTTCGAGCGGGTCGCTCTCGAAACCATCGTCGATCGCAGCCTGCAGGAGTTCACGCCGACGCTGACGGCCGAACGCTTCGAGGTGCACGTCGACCTGCCAGAAGAGTTGCCCGCGGTACGCGCTGATCCCACGGCGTTGAACCTGATGCTGAATAACCTGTTGGACAACGCAATCCGTTACTCTCGCGAACGGCGGCACGTCACCATCGCCGCGCGGCGAAGGGGTGAGACCGTCGTCCTCTCGGTCACCGACCAGGGGGTCGGCATCCCCGCGAGCGAGATCGGCAGCGTGACGCGAAAGTTCTTCCGAGGCCGACAGGCGGTGACGGGAGGCAGCGGATTGGGCCTGGCCATCGTCGACCGCATCGTGACCGACCACGCGGGGGCGCTGGACATCTCCAGCGTCGCCGGGTCCGGGACCACTGTCTCCGTCACCCTGCCCATCCTGGCGCCATGA
- a CDS encoding response regulator transcription factor, with amino-acid sequence MKKKMRVLVVEDDPVLSRVLCDNLAFEGFETRPVADGALALQAAREFSPDLVLLDINLPGTSGLDLCKTWRRGSRTPIILLTAKGQKSDKVEGLKLGADDYVTKPFDLEELLARIHAVLRRARPEVSRLVLGTVTIDFARLSAWNGTNEIEMTHRDFELLHYLAERPNSIVRRDELLRAVWGYPETAHTRAVDHAIARLRKKIEAEPHKPRFIHTVHGDGYFLAPDGSDTPA; translated from the coding sequence ATGAAGAAGAAGATGCGCGTCCTCGTCGTCGAAGACGACCCCGTGCTGTCGCGGGTCCTCTGTGACAATCTGGCCTTCGAGGGCTTTGAGACGCGCCCGGTCGCCGACGGGGCGCTCGCCCTGCAGGCCGCACGGGAGTTTTCTCCAGACCTCGTCCTGCTGGACATCAATCTGCCCGGCACGAGCGGCCTGGACTTGTGCAAGACCTGGCGCCGCGGGTCACGCACGCCGATCATCCTGCTGACTGCCAAGGGTCAGAAGAGCGACAAAGTCGAAGGCCTGAAACTCGGCGCCGACGACTACGTGACCAAGCCGTTTGACCTCGAGGAGCTCCTGGCCCGCATCCACGCCGTCTTGCGCCGGGCGAGGCCCGAGGTGTCACGGCTCGTCCTGGGCACCGTCACGATCGACTTCGCCAGGCTCTCCGCCTGGAACGGGACCAACGAGATCGAGATGACACACCGGGACTTCGAACTCCTGCATTACCTGGCGGAGCGGCCTAACAGCATCGTGCGCCGTGACGAGCTGCTGCGCGCGGTCTGGGGCTATCCCGAAACGGCGCACACGCGCGCGGTCGACCACGCCATCGCCCGCCTGCGCAAGAAGATCGAGGCCGAGCCGCACAAGCCGCGATTCATCCACACCGTCCACGGCGACGGCTACTTCCTCGCCCCGGACGGCAGCGACACGCCCGCCTGA